DNA sequence from the Candidatus Eisenbacteria bacterium genome:
GGCAGTCCCGATCGTGACTCCGATCGATTCGCGCGGAGTGGCTTCACGCACCGCGCCCGCGGGTCCGGAAGCGCCAGCGAGCTCGACGATTCCGCAAATGCTGCCGCCTCCGCCGTCCGCACCACCCCTCGACCTGCGCACACCCGAAGCATGGTTGAGCTGGCAGTCGATCAATCACATTCCCGCGCTGCCGGTCGAATCGCGAGTCTTTCATCGGCGCGGCCTCGACGCGCTCCACTCGGGCCAGGTCGCAGAGGGCATCCGCCTGATCCGGGCGTCCGCCGCGCTCGACCCGGGCTTCGTCAGTCCGCATGCCAGGCTGGCGCGCTGGTACTTGTACCGCGAGCCCAGTCAGGCGCTGCACGAGCTCGGCGTGCTGACCCATCTGTTGCGTCACAGCTTCCAGCTCCAGTTCGACGTGATCGCCAATGCGCTGTTCGGGCTCCTCCACGCGCTGTTCTTCGGTTTCCTCGCCAGTGGAGTGGTGCTGGTCGTCGTGCACGAGCGTGAACTGCGTCACATGTGGGAAGAGCGCCTGGCGCGCGTGATCTCTCCGTTCACCGCGCGGGTATGGACCTGGGTTCTGCTGGCGCTCCCGCTGCTGCTCGGATTCGGAATCGCGACTCCGGTGCTGCTCTACCTTGGAATGCTCTGGACTCAGTTCAAGGGGAGAGAACGCGTGATTCCGATCGGCCTCGCGCTGATGGTCGCACTGGCTCCGCTCGCCGGGCGCGTCACGGGGCTGCTCGCCCTGCCGCTGCGCGATGACAGTCCGCCGTTTCTCGGCGTCATGACGCTCGAGCACGAGACCTTCACTCCCGCACGCCTCGCGGGAGTGCGTCGTCTCAGCGAGCGCCACCCCGACAACCCGTTCGTGTCGTTCGGTCTGGGCTGGGTGGCACGCCGTGGCGGAGACTTCAGCTCGGCCGAGGCAGCGTACCGGCTCACGCTGCGCTCCAACCCCGAGGACGACCGCGCGACCAACAATCTGGCCAACCTGCTCGCGATCCGCGGGGACTCGAATGGTGCGCTCGAACTCTACCGGCGCGCGATCGCGATCCAGCCCGAGAACGCGGCCGCGTACTTCAACATGGGACAGGTCCACACCCGCCGCTTCGACTACCACTCGGCGAACGAGGCCTATTCGCGCGCGGCCGCGCTCGACTTCGATCTGGTGCAGACCTATCAGTCGGCTTCGCGCGACGGCTCGCTGCCGCTCGCGGATCAGTGGATCAAGCCCGGATCCGCCTGGAAGGCGATGCTCACTCCCGACGCGCGCGAGCACACCAGCGCGCAGCTCCCACCGGCATGGCGCGGCCTGCGTGAGGCGCGCGGCCCGTTCACGTCCCTGCTGGGCGTGGTCGTGTTCGGGCTCGGCATCACGCTGTCGATGCTCTGGCACAAACGCCTGCCACTGCGCGCATGTTCCAACTGCGACGCCGTGATCTGCCGCCGCTGTGCGGTGCGGCGGCGTGAACTCGCACTGTGCCCGGACTGCGCGAACGCCGAGGTACGGGCCGAGTCTCCGGAATTCGCACGGGTGCTCCTGAATCAGCGCCGTCGCACGGTCCAGCGCACCTATCGCGGAGTGCGAACCGGGCTGGCCGGACTGCTTCCGGGGTACGGGTTCTTCGCGTTCCGCCGTGTATTCCTCGGCTTCTCCTTCGCCACTGCGGCCGTCATGCTGATCGCCCTCTCCCTCGGCGTACGCGAGCCGTTCGATGCCGAACCGACCTT
Encoded proteins:
- a CDS encoding tetratricopeptide repeat protein — its product is MGEWLFGALLLLLGIVATAQAQEPSSEPEVASPPAVVAAPSPAPERTETTPPVASSAPAVRSPAVPIVTPIDSRGVASRTAPAGPEAPASSTIPQMLPPPPSAPPLDLRTPEAWLSWQSINHIPALPVESRVFHRRGLDALHSGQVAEGIRLIRASAALDPGFVSPHARLARWYLYREPSQALHELGVLTHLLRHSFQLQFDVIANALFGLLHALFFGFLASGVVLVVVHERELRHMWEERLARVISPFTARVWTWVLLALPLLLGFGIATPVLLYLGMLWTQFKGRERVIPIGLALMVALAPLAGRVTGLLALPLRDDSPPFLGVMTLEHETFTPARLAGVRRLSERHPDNPFVSFGLGWVARRGGDFSSAEAAYRLTLRSNPEDDRATNNLANLLAIRGDSNGALELYRRAIAIQPENAAAYFNMGQVHTRRFDYHSANEAYSRAAALDFDLVQTYQSASRDGSLPLADQWIKPGSAWKAMLTPDAREHTSAQLPPAWRGLREARGPFTSLLGVVVFGLGITLSMLWHKRLPLRACSNCDAVICRRCAVRRRELALCPDCANAEVRAESPEFARVLLNQRRRTVQRTYRGVRTGLAGLLPGYGFFAFRRVFLGFSFATAAVMLIALSLGVREPFDAEPTFGLVGMAGGGELALGWILLYALGVMAFISRQSRLDAQSEVAPVRGRVATISRIHADAA